Proteins co-encoded in one Methanobacterium veterum genomic window:
- a CDS encoding ParA family protein yields the protein MGETIAILNQKGGCGKTTTAVNLSTALALNNKRVLLIDIDPQGNATTSFGIPKSEIEKTIYTTLTGKNPVEEAIIPTGIDRLDLVASNIALSGAEIELSGEIGFHSILNERLENIKDSYDYILIDVPPSLGVLTINSLVASDSVIIPIQAEFYALEGMADLMEAMKLVGNRLNSPCNIKGILLTLYDSRTRLGRDVYENVKEYFGEKENIFEISIPRNVKLAEAPSHGKPGVLYDEECKGSTAYMELAEEIIAMEAAK from the coding sequence ATGGGCGAAACAATTGCAATACTTAACCAAAAAGGCGGTTGTGGAAAAACAACCACTGCAGTTAATTTATCAACAGCTTTAGCACTTAATAATAAAAGAGTTTTATTAATAGATATTGATCCGCAGGGTAATGCCACAACAAGCTTTGGAATACCTAAAAGTGAGATTGAAAAAACTATCTACACCACATTAACAGGAAAAAACCCCGTAGAAGAAGCAATCATCCCAACAGGAATCGATAGACTGGATCTTGTTGCAAGTAATATAGCATTGAGCGGTGCAGAAATTGAATTAAGCGGCGAAATAGGGTTTCATTCAATATTAAATGAACGTTTAGAGAATATTAAAGACTCTTACGACTATATCCTGATTGATGTTCCTCCATCCCTGGGGGTACTTACCATAAATTCGCTAGTAGCATCTGACAGTGTAATAATCCCAATTCAGGCGGAATTTTACGCGCTTGAAGGAATGGCAGATCTTATGGAGGCTATGAAACTTGTAGGAAACCGTTTAAACAGCCCATGTAATATAAAAGGTATTTTACTTACTTTATATGATTCCAGAACAAGGCTTGGAAGAGATGTGTATGAAAACGTTAAAGAATACTTTGGAGAGAAAGAAAACATCTTTGAAATCAGTATTCCTCGAAATGTTAAACTGGCAGAAGCCCCAAGCCACGGAAAACCAGGTGTCCTTTATGATGAGGAATGTAAGGGTTCAACTGCATATATGGAACTTGCAGAAGAAATAATTGCTATGGAGGCTGCAAAATGA
- a CDS encoding MgtC/SapB family protein: MHIDIVLKFLIALAIGALIGIERERKQVNKSEFAGIRTFILIALFGILSVYINEFYPNFLVISFLGLIVLVGLSYMVSTRETGDMGITTEVVALLTFILGALCYTDDGIKIAPIFAIIITALLAAKSYIHKFVRKISEKELINTLKFLIIAFVILPLLPDQTMGPLDVFNPYQIWLVVVFISAISYAGYVMMKLVGAERGLGLTGVVGGLVSSTAVTTAMASRVKESEFIIRAAVFATIIASSMMFLRILFEVLVINPDLVSLLMVPMLSMGILGIALGVLAWKTTKVKEVGEEIKFKNPFSLRPALLFGVLFLIILFMSKIADIYFGSSGLYVASIISGVADVDAITISMALLAKTTISPDVAVTAITIAAISNTVMKFGIALFIGTRRFGQIIGVIFAAIIATGLIAVFFI; this comes from the coding sequence ATGCATATAGATATCGTCTTAAAATTTTTAATTGCTTTAGCAATTGGGGCGTTAATTGGAATTGAAAGGGAACGAAAACAGGTAAATAAAAGTGAATTTGCAGGTATCAGGACATTTATTTTAATTGCATTATTTGGAATACTTTCAGTGTATATAAATGAATTTTATCCTAATTTTTTAGTTATATCTTTTTTAGGTTTAATCGTGCTTGTAGGCTTAAGTTACATGGTAAGCACGCGGGAAACTGGGGACATGGGTATTACAACTGAGGTTGTAGCTCTCCTTACTTTTATTTTAGGTGCATTATGTTACACTGATGATGGAATAAAAATAGCTCCAATATTTGCAATTATAATAACAGCTCTACTGGCGGCAAAATCATATATACACAAATTTGTAAGAAAAATAAGTGAAAAAGAGTTAATAAATACCCTGAAATTCCTTATAATTGCATTTGTAATTCTTCCATTACTTCCTGATCAAACGATGGGACCCCTGGATGTATTCAATCCATATCAAATATGGCTTGTAGTTGTTTTTATTTCTGCAATAAGTTATGCCGGATACGTAATGATGAAATTAGTTGGGGCAGAACGAGGATTGGGCTTAACTGGAGTTGTGGGAGGCCTGGTATCAAGTACTGCAGTTACAACTGCAATGGCATCAAGAGTTAAGGAAAGTGAGTTTATTATAAGGGCAGCGGTATTTGCAACTATTATTGCTAGTTCTATGATGTTTTTAAGGATTCTTTTTGAAGTACTGGTTATAAACCCCGATCTGGTATCCCTTCTTATGGTCCCGATGTTAAGCATGGGAATTTTAGGGATTGCACTCGGAGTACTGGCATGGAAAACTACAAAAGTTAAGGAAGTTGGGGAAGAAATCAAATTTAAAAACCCTTTTTCCCTTAGACCCGCACTCCTATTTGGAGTTCTGTTTTTAATCATTCTTTTCATGTCAAAAATTGCAGATATCTATTTTGGAAGCAGCGGCCTTTATGTGGCAAGTATTATATCCGGTGTTGCTGATGTTGATGCTATAACCATAAGTATGGCGCTTCTTGCAAAGACTACCATCTCACCGGATGTAGCAGTAACAGCCATAACAATTGCAGCTATTTCTAACACTGTAATGAAATTTGGAATAGCTTTATTTATTGGTACAAGGCGCTTTGGACAAATAATAGGCGTAATTTTTGCTGCAATCATTGCAACTGGACTTATTGCAGTGTTTTTTATTTAA
- a CDS encoding putative DNA modification/repair radical SAM protein, whose protein sequence is MNSLQKLKVLGESAKYDLCNYADPNFETYASGKMLGVYNSTAPDGRCIPLFKVLMTNKCSNDCKYCVNRSGRKCERFEYTPQELSNLFLNYFNRRYVEGLFLSSGISGDINTSMEREVEVARILRDYGYDGYIHLKILPGTSYDLIKSAMHLADRVSINMEAATPDGFEELTSTKNYNIDILRRMKWISKLAKMDPAMAPSGQTTQFIIGATDENDEEILSMTKKLYDKLELKRSYFSAFSPLEDTPLENHEIPHPKRTSRLYQADFLLNSYGFNLDELVFDENGNIDTQIDPKYSFALNNMDLFPTEINEASYDELIRVPGIGKISAKRIITLRKRGRRFEKLEELQDLGVAVKRAEPFIKLNKSYQATLGF, encoded by the coding sequence ATGAATTCACTGCAAAAACTCAAAGTTCTTGGAGAATCAGCAAAGTACGATCTGTGTAATTATGCAGACCCCAATTTTGAAACTTATGCATCAGGCAAAATGCTGGGAGTATACAACAGTACTGCACCTGATGGACGCTGCATACCGTTATTTAAAGTGTTAATGACTAACAAATGTTCAAATGACTGTAAATACTGCGTGAACCGCAGCGGCAGGAAATGCGAACGTTTTGAATATACACCTCAGGAACTTTCGAACCTGTTTTTAAATTACTTCAACAGAAGATACGTGGAAGGCTTATTCTTAAGCTCTGGAATTTCTGGAGACATAAACACTTCCATGGAAAGGGAAGTAGAAGTTGCAAGGATACTTAGAGACTACGGGTATGACGGATATATACACCTTAAAATCCTTCCAGGGACATCTTACGATTTAATTAAAAGTGCCATGCACCTGGCAGACAGGGTAAGCATAAATATGGAAGCTGCAACTCCTGATGGATTTGAAGAACTTACAAGCACCAAAAACTATAACATAGATATTTTAAGGCGGATGAAGTGGATCAGCAAATTAGCAAAAATGGACCCTGCTATGGCACCATCAGGGCAGACCACTCAGTTTATCATTGGGGCTACAGATGAAAATGATGAAGAAATTTTAAGCATGACCAAAAAACTGTACGATAAATTAGAACTTAAAAGAAGTTATTTCAGTGCTTTTAGCCCACTCGAAGATACTCCACTTGAAAATCACGAAATACCTCATCCTAAAAGAACTTCAAGGCTTTACCAGGCTGATTTTTTATTAAACTCCTACGGTTTTAATTTAGATGAACTGGTATTCGATGAAAATGGAAATATAGATACACAAATAGACCCCAAATATTCTTTTGCCCTGAATAATATGGATCTATTCCCTACTGAAATTAACGAAGCATCATATGATGAACTTATACGAGTTCCAGGGATAGGCAAAATATCTGCAAAAAGAATTATAACTCTAAGAAAAAGGGGCAGGCGTTTTGAAAAGCTAGAAGAGCTTCAAGATTTGGGCGTGGCTGTAAAACGTGCCGAACCTTTTATAAAACTAAATAAATCTTATCAAGCTACATTAGGTTTTTAA
- a CDS encoding peptidoglycan-binding domain-containing protein: MKHILKEGDTGRQVKDIQHWLNAHGYKAGEEDGIFGEKTRDAVIQFQSAKKIVTDGIIGSQTQLTIERIEKEE; encoded by the coding sequence ATGAAACATATATTAAAAGAAGGAGACACTGGAAGACAGGTAAAGGATATACAGCACTGGTTAAATGCTCATGGTTATAAAGCTGGAGAAGAAGATGGTATTTTTGGAGAAAAAACCCGTGATGCAGTTATACAGTTTCAGAGTGCTAAAAAAATTGTTACTGATGGTATAATTGGTTCTCAGACACAACTAACCATTGAAAGAATAGAAAAAGAAGAATAA
- the argS gene encoding arginine--tRNA ligase → MYRMLEKEAVKSLESAIESLGYEKPSEIKVEEPPNADLGDLASTVSFQLAKQLKKPPMEITKDILNVIEIPEVFRSVEMKGPYINFFINYENFSKLVLDSIDENYGQLEDKNKKIILEHTSANPNGPLHIGHVRNAIIGDSLARILRSAGYNVETQYYVNDMGRQIGIIAWGLLNFDFKIEEKEKVDHEIGKIYFQINEKLRADESLKTEVSALLKRYESGADPELEKVFKNIVEKCISGIESTLNDLNIYHDAFVWESKFIRNQAVSGILDKLSKYTKRNEVLYLPLEDYGIEKELVLTRSDGTSLYSTRDLAYHLEKSNNSDEMIDILGSDHKLAVDQISVALNLLDGKSPEVVFYEFITLPEGSMSTRRGVFISVDDLVDEAVNRALAEIKKRRSDLSDEEALKIATDIGIGAIRYFIVKLSPEKHIVFKWEEALSFERGCASIQYAHARACKLLEKAGFDAGIDTQDQVLNHPFEIELVKMLSKFTSIIEESAKINRIHPLAQYAMDLAGTFNRFYKSVPVIGAEEEVTRLLLVDKSRITIRNCLDLMGINAPESM, encoded by the coding sequence ATGTACAGGATGTTAGAAAAAGAAGCAGTTAAATCTTTAGAAAGTGCAATTGAATCTTTAGGATATGAAAAACCATCTGAAATTAAAGTTGAGGAACCTCCGAATGCAGATCTGGGGGATCTTGCATCAACAGTGTCATTTCAACTTGCAAAACAGCTTAAAAAACCGCCCATGGAAATAACCAAGGACATTTTAAATGTTATAGAAATTCCTGAAGTTTTCAGGTCTGTAGAAATGAAAGGTCCCTACATCAATTTCTTCATAAACTATGAAAACTTTTCAAAACTGGTTTTAGACTCCATAGATGAAAATTACGGGCAATTAGAAGACAAAAATAAAAAAATAATCCTTGAACACACATCAGCAAACCCTAACGGGCCATTACACATTGGCCACGTTAGAAATGCAATAATAGGAGATTCTTTAGCAAGAATATTACGTTCTGCAGGGTATAACGTGGAAACTCAGTATTATGTAAACGATATGGGCCGGCAAATAGGTATAATCGCATGGGGATTACTAAATTTTGATTTTAAAATAGAAGAAAAAGAAAAAGTAGACCATGAAATTGGAAAAATCTACTTCCAGATAAATGAAAAATTACGTGCCGACGAGAGCCTTAAAACAGAAGTTAGTGCACTTTTAAAAAGATATGAAAGCGGTGCCGATCCAGAACTTGAAAAAGTCTTTAAAAATATTGTAGAAAAATGTATAAGCGGAATTGAATCAACATTAAACGATTTAAACATTTATCACGACGCTTTTGTCTGGGAAAGCAAGTTTATAAGAAACCAAGCCGTCAGCGGAATTTTGGACAAACTAAGCAAATACACTAAAAGAAATGAAGTTTTATACCTCCCCCTTGAAGATTACGGCATAGAAAAAGAGCTTGTACTTACACGGTCCGATGGAACTTCTCTTTATTCCACAAGAGACCTTGCATATCACCTTGAAAAATCAAATAACTCTGATGAAATGATAGACATTTTAGGATCCGACCATAAGCTTGCAGTGGATCAGATAAGTGTTGCACTTAACTTATTAGATGGAAAAAGCCCAGAAGTCGTATTCTATGAGTTTATAACTCTCCCTGAAGGTTCAATGTCTACACGAAGAGGAGTATTTATTTCAGTGGATGATCTTGTTGACGAAGCTGTAAACCGTGCCCTTGCTGAAATTAAAAAGAGGAGATCAGATTTAAGTGATGAAGAAGCCCTTAAAATTGCTACAGATATAGGTATAGGCGCTATAAGGTACTTCATAGTCAAATTATCTCCAGAAAAGCACATAGTGTTTAAATGGGAAGAAGCCCTCAGTTTTGAAAGGGGATGCGCATCTATTCAATACGCCCATGCAAGGGCATGCAAACTGCTTGAAAAAGCAGGTTTTGATGCAGGTATCGATACTCAAGACCAGGTATTGAACCATCCTTTTGAAATAGAACTTGTAAAAATGCTTTCCAAGTTCACCTCTATTATTGAAGAATCAGCGAAAATTAACAGGATACATCCTCTTGCACAGTATGCTATGGATCTGGCAGGGACATTCAACAGGTTCTACAAGTCTGTTCCAGTAATAGGTGCAGAAGAAGAGGTTACAAGGTTACTTTTAGTGGATAAATCAAGGATAACCATTAGAAACTGTCTTGATCTTATGGGAATAAATGCACCTGAATCCATGTAA
- a CDS encoding threonine--tRNA ligase — translation MRILLIHSDYLRYKTKSKTKIAEKIEDEKKGGEFDNALVVFTAVEREDEKDADAIIESAVSEIMNVSSQVKPDNVIIYPYAHLSSSLSSPDAAKNILKGMESKLKEEGVAVSRIPFGWYKSFEISCKGHPLSELSRTITVKPKEEEKAEEEPSKWYILNKGELSDPEGYEYENEDLRKLMMYELGKMESSGEEPPHVKLMREKGLSDYEPSADVGHLRWYPKGRLIRDLLSDYVYNLVTEYGAMPVETPIMYDLADEAIRTHADKFGERQYRMGTKKELMLRFACCFGAFRILSDSFLTWKNLPVGLYELSTYSFRLEKRGEVVGLKRLRGFTMPDFHSVCRDIPQSMEEFERQIDMCMQTGDDLNVNYEVIFRATQDFFDENKEWMYKAAEKVGKPMLLEILPRRKHYWISKMDFAAIDYLGRPIENPTIQIDVESAERFDINYINEKEEEEYPIIIHCSPTGSIERVIGSLLEKTAIELREDPKKMPMLPVWLSPIQVRVLPIAERHFDFALSLAEYLKDSNIRVDVDERSETVGKKIRNAGKEWVPYTIVIGDNELEKDQFNVNIRETNEKVSMDKDELIARIHDEIKGMPFRKLPLPLRLSKRVNF, via the coding sequence ATGCGAATACTTTTGATTCACTCTGATTATTTAAGGTACAAAACAAAATCCAAAACAAAAATAGCGGAAAAAATAGAAGATGAAAAGAAAGGCGGCGAATTTGACAACGCTTTAGTGGTTTTTACTGCAGTTGAAAGGGAAGATGAAAAAGATGCAGATGCAATAATTGAAAGTGCTGTATCTGAAATAATGAACGTTTCAAGCCAGGTAAAACCGGATAATGTAATTATATATCCATATGCTCATTTAAGTTCATCTTTGAGCTCTCCAGATGCTGCAAAGAATATTTTAAAGGGTATGGAATCTAAATTAAAAGAAGAAGGGGTTGCAGTCTCAAGAATTCCATTCGGCTGGTACAAGTCATTTGAAATATCATGTAAAGGGCATCCATTATCTGAACTATCAAGGACCATAACTGTAAAACCTAAAGAAGAAGAAAAAGCGGAAGAAGAACCTTCAAAATGGTACATTTTAAATAAAGGAGAACTTTCAGACCCTGAAGGATATGAATATGAAAACGAAGATCTCAGAAAATTGATGATGTACGAACTCGGTAAAATGGAGTCTTCTGGTGAAGAACCACCTCACGTTAAATTAATGCGTGAGAAGGGACTTTCAGACTACGAGCCCTCTGCAGATGTCGGCCATTTACGCTGGTACCCTAAAGGGAGATTAATCCGTGATCTCCTTTCAGACTACGTTTACAACCTTGTAACTGAATACGGGGCAATGCCTGTTGAAACTCCAATAATGTACGACCTTGCAGATGAAGCAATACGTACACATGCTGATAAATTTGGAGAAAGGCAGTACAGGATGGGTACTAAAAAAGAGCTTATGTTAAGATTTGCATGCTGTTTTGGAGCGTTTAGAATACTTTCAGACTCATTTTTAACCTGGAAAAACCTTCCAGTTGGGCTTTACGAGCTTTCAACATACAGTTTTAGATTAGAAAAAAGAGGGGAAGTTGTAGGTCTTAAGAGACTTAGAGGGTTTACCATGCCTGATTTCCACTCCGTATGTAGGGATATACCTCAGTCCATGGAAGAATTTGAAAGGCAAATTGATATGTGCATGCAGACTGGAGATGACCTTAATGTAAACTACGAGGTTATTTTCAGGGCAACACAGGACTTTTTCGATGAAAATAAGGAATGGATGTATAAAGCGGCAGAAAAGGTTGGAAAACCAATGCTTCTTGAAATTTTACCAAGACGTAAGCATTACTGGATATCCAAGATGGACTTTGCAGCTATTGACTATCTTGGAAGACCTATAGAAAACCCTACAATACAGATAGATGTTGAAAGTGCTGAAAGGTTTGATATAAACTACATCAATGAAAAAGAAGAGGAAGAATATCCTATAATCATCCACTGCAGCCCAACAGGAAGTATAGAACGTGTTATAGGTAGTTTACTTGAAAAAACTGCTATTGAACTTAGAGAAGACCCCAAAAAGATGCCTATGCTGCCTGTATGGCTTTCACCAATTCAGGTAAGGGTGCTTCCAATTGCAGAAAGGCATTTCGATTTTGCCCTTTCACTTGCTGAATACCTGAAGGACAGTAACATAAGGGTAGATGTTGATGAAAGGTCTGAAACAGTAGGTAAAAAGATAAGAAATGCTGGAAAAGAATGGGTTCCCTATACTATTGTAATTGGAGATAATGAACTTGAAAAAGACCAGTTTAATGTAAACATCCGTGAAACCAATGAAAAAGTATCGATGGATAAGGATGAGTTAATTGCGAGAATTCACGATGAAATTAAAGGAATGCCATTTAGAAAGCTGCCGTTACCTTTAAGGCTTTCAAAAAGAGTTAATTTTTAA
- a CDS encoding signal peptidase I — MNYKEIATYIIIILAGVIIAQHMNVVVSGSMEPVMYRGDIVVVDQNPASVQVGDIVVYHATWFPEPVIHRVKEIYKTSNGSTYLITKGDNNPVPDPYPVQYPDQVISKVVDIGGTPLIIPKIGYITLWIRGL, encoded by the coding sequence GTGAATTATAAAGAAATAGCAACTTACATTATAATTATACTCGCAGGAGTGATCATAGCGCAACATATGAATGTTGTTGTCTCTGGAAGTATGGAACCCGTAATGTACAGGGGAGACATAGTCGTAGTAGATCAAAACCCAGCCAGTGTCCAGGTAGGAGATATAGTTGTCTATCATGCAACATGGTTTCCAGAACCTGTAATTCACAGAGTTAAAGAGATATACAAAACGTCTAATGGAAGCACGTATCTCATAACAAAGGGAGATAACAACCCCGTGCCCGATCCATACCCCGTACAATACCCCGACCAGGTGATCTCAAAGGTCGTTGATATAGGTGGCACACCCCTGATTATACCTAAAATAGGGTACATAACGCTGTGGATTAGAGGATTATAA
- the ilvD gene encoding dihydroxy-acid dehydratase, translated as MRSDAIKKGLQKAPHRSLLRACGVTDEEMNKPFIGVANSFTSIVPGHIHLNEVADAVKQGISEAGGVPFEFNTMAICDGISMGHEGMKYSLASREIIADTVESMAQAHQMDALVLIPTCDKVVPGMLMAAARLDIPSIVVTGGPMKPGEFKGKPVDFISVSEGVGAVSSGKMTEEELDELERCACPGAGSCAGLFTANTMACVTEVLGMSLPYCATAHAVDAKKRQIARQSGAKIIELLDKNITPSKIMTQEAFENAIAADLALGGSSNTTLHIPAIASELEDKGVNITINSFDEFSKKIPHITKLRPSGVHSLLDLDNAGGIPAVLKVIEDKINQDTLTCTGKTLGENIKDAKVADEEVIRPLSNPYSKEGGLAILKGNLAPRGSVVKVAGVNEDMKVHTGPAKVFDGEDACVTAIFNHEIKEGDVVVIRYEGPKGGPGMREMLNPTSAISGMGLKTVALITDGRFSGGTRGPCIGHISPEAMEKGPIAALKDGDIIKIDMNNGILEAEVEDKELKKRLENVVMPDKKVKGWLSRYRKMASSADKGAVLR; from the coding sequence ATGAGAAGCGATGCTATTAAAAAAGGATTACAAAAAGCTCCCCATAGATCTTTACTTAGAGCATGCGGAGTAACAGATGAAGAAATGAACAAACCATTTATAGGTGTTGCAAATAGTTTTACCAGTATAGTACCCGGACACATTCACCTTAATGAAGTAGCTGATGCAGTTAAACAGGGAATAAGCGAAGCAGGCGGAGTACCTTTCGAATTTAATACAATGGCGATTTGCGACGGCATATCAATGGGCCATGAAGGAATGAAATATTCCCTTGCTTCAAGGGAGATAATAGCAGATACGGTAGAAAGTATGGCACAGGCCCACCAGATGGATGCGCTTGTATTAATCCCAACATGCGATAAGGTAGTTCCTGGAATGTTAATGGCTGCAGCAAGGCTTGATATACCTTCAATCGTTGTTACAGGGGGGCCTATGAAACCTGGTGAGTTTAAAGGTAAACCTGTAGATTTCATATCTGTTTCTGAAGGTGTTGGGGCAGTATCATCTGGTAAAATGACAGAGGAAGAACTTGACGAGCTTGAAAGATGTGCATGCCCAGGAGCAGGTTCATGTGCCGGCCTTTTCACTGCAAACACAATGGCATGCGTAACAGAAGTATTAGGAATGAGTTTACCATACTGCGCAACAGCCCATGCTGTTGACGCTAAAAAAAGACAAATAGCACGCCAATCTGGAGCCAAAATAATAGAACTGCTGGATAAAAATATAACTCCATCTAAAATAATGACTCAAGAAGCATTTGAAAATGCTATAGCAGCTGATCTTGCGCTCGGAGGATCATCAAATACTACTTTACACATTCCTGCAATAGCAAGCGAACTAGAAGATAAAGGAGTTAATATAACCATTAATTCATTTGATGAATTTAGTAAAAAAATTCCGCACATAACCAAACTACGCCCATCAGGAGTTCACAGCCTGTTGGATTTAGACAATGCCGGAGGCATACCTGCAGTTTTAAAGGTAATCGAAGACAAAATAAACCAGGATACTCTAACATGTACTGGAAAAACCCTTGGTGAAAATATTAAAGATGCAAAAGTTGCAGATGAAGAAGTTATAAGGCCGTTAAGTAATCCTTACAGTAAAGAAGGAGGACTTGCAATATTAAAAGGCAACTTAGCTCCAAGGGGATCTGTAGTTAAAGTAGCAGGTGTAAATGAAGATATGAAAGTACACACCGGTCCAGCGAAAGTCTTTGACGGTGAAGACGCGTGTGTTACTGCAATTTTTAACCATGAAATCAAAGAAGGGGACGTAGTTGTAATAAGATACGAAGGACCAAAGGGCGGCCCTGGAATGCGTGAAATGCTGAACCCAACTTCCGCAATATCTGGTATGGGGTTAAAAACAGTTGCACTTATAACCGATGGAAGATTCTCCGGCGGGACAAGAGGACCTTGTATTGGACACATATCTCCTGAAGCCATGGAAAAAGGACCAATAGCTGCCCTAAAAGATGGAGACATTATAAAAATAGATATGAATAACGGAATTCTCGAAGCTGAAGTTGAAGACAAAGAACTTAAAAAGAGGCTTGAAAATGTAGTAATGCCAGATAAAAAGGTTAAAGGCTGGCTTTCAAGATACAGAAAAATGGCAAGTTCTGCAGATAAAGGAGCTGTTTTAAGGTAA
- a CDS encoding signal peptidase I, with the protein MNYKEIATYIVIILIGIVVAQHMNVVVSGSMEPVMYRGDIVIVDQNPSSVQVGDIVVYKATWVNEDVIHRVKEIYKTSNGSTYLITKGDNNPVPDPYPVQYPDQVVSKVVSINGQPLIIPKIGYITLWIRGL; encoded by the coding sequence GTGAATTATAAAGAAATAGCAACTTATATCGTGATCATACTCATTGGAATAGTTGTAGCGCAGCACATGAACGTTGTTGTCTCAGGAAGTATGGAACCCGTAATGTACAGGGGAGACATAGTTATCGTAGATCAAAACCCAAGCAGCGTCCAGGTAGGAGATATAGTTGTTTACAAAGCAACATGGGTCAATGAAGATGTAATCCATAGAGTCAAAGAGATATACAAAACCTCTAATGGAAGCACGTATCTCATAACAAAGGGAGATAACAACCCCGTGCCCGATCCATACCCCGTACAATACCCCGACCAGGTGGTTTCAAAAGTTGTATCCATAAATGGACAACCCCTAATTATACCTAAAATAGGGTATATAACACTGTGGATTAGAGGATTATAA